The following are encoded together in the Mumia sp. Pv4-285 genome:
- a CDS encoding alkyl/aryl-sulfatase: MPADFADRTDFDNASRGLVAVLEPAQVLADDGRVIYDAAGFGEATSGDCPDTVNPSLWRQAQLTAIHGLFEVTGGIYQIRGYDLSNMTLVEGGTGVIVIDPLVSAECASAGLALYREHRGDRPVTAVIYTHSHIDHFGGVLGVVDADTTVPIVAPEHFLEHAVSENVYAGGAMLRRGMYHTGMGLQFGATGTLGAGLGSATSTGTVGLIAPTLDITHTGQEETLDGVRIVFQVTPGTEAPSEMNFFFPDHRALCLAENATHNLHNLLTLRGAEVRDARGWSRYIAEAIELYAHDSDVGFASHHWPTWGTDNLIQFLTEQRDTYAYLHDQTLRQLNQGLVGSEIAEDFAMPPALDAAWHTHGYYGSVSHNVKAIYQRYLGWYDGNPAHLWQHPPEAAAARYVKSIGGIDATVARAKEFAEEGDLRFAAELASHAVFAEPGHAAATEVLADALTRLGYGSECATWRNNYLAGASELGGKIFPANVSAAGMATALTITQVFDSIAIRINGPRAWDASASIRWHFTDVDETYRMELSNGVLVHYPTHRSDPADLVVTLTKAQLLGLLAGSGTDDITMDGDASVISRIVGLTDEADPAFAIVTP, encoded by the coding sequence ATGCCCGCAGACTTCGCGGATCGCACCGACTTCGACAACGCCAGCCGCGGCCTCGTCGCCGTGCTGGAACCCGCTCAGGTCCTGGCCGACGACGGTCGCGTGATCTACGACGCCGCAGGCTTCGGCGAGGCGACCAGCGGCGACTGTCCCGACACCGTGAACCCGAGTCTGTGGCGTCAGGCGCAGCTGACCGCCATCCACGGTCTGTTCGAAGTCACCGGCGGCATCTACCAGATCCGCGGATACGACTTGTCGAACATGACGCTCGTCGAAGGCGGCACCGGCGTCATCGTGATCGACCCGCTCGTCTCCGCCGAGTGCGCGTCGGCCGGCCTCGCGCTGTATCGCGAGCACCGCGGCGACCGCCCGGTCACCGCCGTCATCTACACCCACTCCCACATCGACCACTTCGGCGGCGTGCTCGGCGTGGTCGATGCCGACACGACCGTGCCGATCGTCGCGCCCGAGCACTTCCTCGAGCACGCGGTCTCGGAGAACGTCTACGCCGGTGGCGCGATGCTCCGACGCGGGATGTACCACACGGGGATGGGCCTTCAGTTCGGCGCGACCGGGACACTCGGTGCAGGTCTCGGATCGGCGACCTCGACGGGAACCGTGGGGCTGATCGCGCCCACGCTCGACATCACCCACACCGGGCAGGAAGAGACGCTGGACGGCGTACGCATCGTCTTCCAGGTCACGCCCGGCACCGAGGCCCCGTCGGAGATGAACTTCTTCTTCCCCGACCACCGGGCGCTGTGCCTGGCCGAGAACGCCACGCACAACCTGCACAACCTCCTGACGCTTCGCGGCGCCGAGGTTCGCGACGCCCGCGGCTGGTCTCGCTACATCGCCGAGGCGATCGAGCTGTACGCCCACGACAGCGACGTCGGATTCGCCTCGCACCACTGGCCGACCTGGGGCACCGACAACCTGATCCAGTTCCTCACCGAGCAGCGCGACACGTACGCGTACCTGCACGACCAGACGCTGCGGCAGCTCAACCAGGGACTCGTCGGCAGCGAGATAGCGGAGGACTTCGCGATGCCGCCCGCCCTCGATGCGGCGTGGCACACCCACGGCTACTACGGCTCGGTGAGCCACAACGTCAAGGCGATCTACCAGCGCTACCTCGGCTGGTACGACGGCAACCCTGCACACCTGTGGCAGCACCCGCCGGAGGCCGCTGCTGCTCGCTATGTCAAGTCGATCGGCGGTATCGACGCCACCGTCGCGCGAGCGAAGGAGTTCGCCGAGGAAGGGGACCTGCGCTTTGCCGCCGAGCTCGCGAGCCACGCGGTCTTCGCCGAACCCGGTCACGCCGCCGCGACGGAAGTCCTCGCCGACGCACTGACCCGACTCGGCTACGGATCCGAGTGCGCGACGTGGAGGAACAACTACCTCGCGGGCGCGAGCGAGCTCGGCGGCAAGATCTTCCCCGCCAACGTCAGCGCGGCGGGCATGGCCACTGCACTCACGATCACGCAGGTCTTCGACAGCATCGCCATCCGGATCAACGGGCCACGAGCCTGGGACGCGTCGGCATCGATCCGTTGGCACTTCACCGACGTCGACGAGACGTACCGGATGGAGCTGTCCAACGGCGTCCTGGTCCACTACCCGACGCACCGGTCTGATCCGGCAGACCTCGTGGTGACGCTGACCAAGGCGCAGCTGCTGGGCCTGTTGGCCGGTTCGGGCACCGACGACATCACGATGGACGGGGACGCGTCAGTGATCTCCAGGATCGTCGGACTGACGGACGAGGCCGACCCGGCGTTCGCGATCGTCACCCCGTGA
- a CDS encoding SDR family oxidoreductase, whose protein sequence is MTIAVVTGAAGDIGRAIAQAIVDDGGYVVLADRDVDAARGVARAVPSTEAVHLDLRSADSVRQVADDVLARLGPPDFLVNNAAVCSNVSFESIDEATWSEDLDVVLGGTFRLSQAFLPAMRDAGRGAVVNVASVNGHAYFGNDMYSAAKAALLNLTRSLAVQYGPHSIRINSVSPGTIANAAWNARLVAAPDALARAARWYPLGRVGTPQDVADAVAFLLSDRARWITGVDLPVDGGLLAGNRPLADDIGAATVPQHDGGAEAATADAAD, encoded by the coding sequence ATGACCATCGCAGTCGTGACAGGTGCTGCCGGTGACATCGGACGTGCGATCGCCCAAGCGATCGTCGACGACGGAGGCTATGTCGTCCTCGCCGACCGTGACGTCGACGCAGCCAGGGGAGTGGCTCGTGCAGTCCCCAGCACCGAGGCGGTTCACCTCGACCTCAGGTCGGCCGACTCCGTTCGCCAGGTCGCAGACGACGTCCTCGCGCGCCTCGGCCCGCCTGACTTCCTCGTCAACAACGCGGCCGTGTGCAGCAACGTGTCGTTCGAGTCCATCGACGAGGCGACCTGGTCAGAGGACCTCGACGTCGTCCTCGGCGGGACGTTCCGCCTCTCCCAGGCGTTCCTGCCGGCGATGCGCGACGCCGGCCGCGGGGCGGTCGTCAACGTGGCGTCCGTGAACGGTCATGCCTACTTCGGCAACGACATGTACAGCGCAGCCAAGGCTGCGCTGCTGAATCTCACACGATCGCTGGCCGTGCAGTACGGGCCGCACAGCATCCGGATCAACTCGGTCTCACCGGGGACCATCGCGAACGCGGCGTGGAACGCGAGGCTGGTCGCAGCTCCTGACGCGCTCGCACGCGCAGCCCGCTGGTACCCGCTCGGGCGGGTCGGCACCCCGCAGGACGTGGCTGATGCGGTGGCCTTCCTGCTGTCCGACCGCGCCCGCTGGATCACGGGCGTCGACCTTCCCGTCGATGGTGGACTCCTCGCCGGCAACAGGCCCCTCGCTGACGACATCGGTGCAGCAACCGTGCCGCAGCATGACGGGGGCGCCGAAGCCGCCACGGCCGACGCTGCTGACTGA
- a CDS encoding carbohydrate ABC transporter permease, translating to MTNSSTDVIQKDAPMSPPPAVEEPVQRRKRRRRGSTEPRAPFRTYHLFFYLLLGSIVVSTASAFAWVFNVSMKTNREFLATSPWELAEGWRWENYANAWSGANIGAYFGNSLVVTLTATAVGVAVSVVAAYPLARVQFRFSGVVLAVFLMGLMIPWMVTFAPLYNLMQDFGLLDSRIGLILVYATYNLPFNVFVLTGFMKTLPYELEEAAAIDGASPTRTFFSVILPLMGPGVASVAIISFLQNWNEFFYALLLIHTPEKMTLPLGLFQLGQAANYGTNWVTLFAGMMMTVVPVLLAFALLQKQITKGLTVGALKG from the coding sequence GTGACGAACTCCAGTACTGACGTCATCCAGAAGGACGCCCCGATGAGTCCGCCACCGGCGGTCGAAGAACCGGTGCAGCGGCGCAAGCGCCGGCGCCGGGGTTCCACGGAGCCGCGTGCACCCTTCCGGACGTACCACCTGTTCTTCTACCTGCTCCTGGGAAGCATCGTCGTCTCCACCGCGAGTGCTTTCGCGTGGGTCTTCAACGTCTCGATGAAGACCAACCGCGAGTTCCTTGCCACGTCGCCGTGGGAGCTGGCCGAAGGCTGGCGCTGGGAGAACTACGCCAACGCCTGGAGCGGGGCGAACATCGGCGCGTACTTCGGCAACAGCCTCGTGGTCACACTGACCGCGACCGCCGTCGGCGTCGCCGTCTCGGTGGTCGCCGCGTACCCGCTGGCTCGAGTGCAGTTCCGCTTCAGCGGTGTCGTGCTCGCGGTCTTCCTGATGGGTCTGATGATCCCGTGGATGGTGACGTTCGCACCGTTGTACAACCTGATGCAGGACTTCGGCCTGCTCGACAGCCGGATCGGTCTGATCCTCGTGTACGCCACGTACAACCTGCCGTTCAACGTGTTCGTGCTGACCGGCTTCATGAAGACCCTCCCGTACGAGCTGGAAGAGGCAGCGGCGATCGATGGGGCGTCTCCGACCCGTACCTTCTTCTCCGTCATCCTGCCCCTCATGGGGCCCGGGGTGGCGTCCGTGGCCATCATCAGCTTCTTGCAGAACTGGAACGAGTTCTTCTACGCGCTGCTGCTGATCCATACCCCGGAGAAGATGACGCTGCCCCTCGGTCTGTTCCAGCTCGGGCAGGCGGCGAACTACGGCACGAACTGGGTGACGTTGTTCGCCGGGATGATGATGACCGTCGTCCCTGTGCTCCTCGCATTCGCGCTCCTGCAGAAGCAGATCACCAAGGGCCTCACCGTCGGCGCACTGAAGGGATGA
- a CDS encoding carbohydrate ABC transporter permease: MLRKAQRRIIVPFLLPAFALLALFFLYPLFRTIDLSLNEFSRTGTMTFVGTDQYERLVGDPDFASSLKNTFLLTIIGALMLFPPAITIAWALSHRLRGERFFRFFVFAPVVLSVAVVSIMWKFLYHPTLGLINPTLEGLGLGALAKTWLGDPATALAAVTFVSVWHGIGIWVVLLCAGFERLPTDVLEAARIDGAGEGRILFSIMLPMLADLLRMLLVLWVVQSFQAFAFIYIMTGGGPFGSTETVGTLMYRVAFDQADFGYAAAMGVVLVVLMLVLAKVLNKVMKRDELQY; this comes from the coding sequence ATGCTCAGGAAAGCACAGCGACGGATCATCGTTCCGTTCCTGCTGCCTGCGTTCGCGCTCTTGGCACTCTTCTTCTTGTATCCGCTGTTCCGTACGATCGATCTCTCGCTCAACGAGTTCTCCCGCACGGGGACGATGACGTTCGTCGGCACCGACCAGTACGAGCGACTCGTGGGGGATCCTGACTTCGCGAGCTCGCTCAAGAACACGTTCCTGCTGACGATCATCGGCGCGCTGATGCTCTTCCCGCCCGCGATCACCATCGCGTGGGCGCTGTCCCACCGGCTGCGGGGCGAGCGGTTCTTCCGGTTCTTCGTCTTCGCGCCGGTCGTCCTGTCGGTCGCGGTCGTGTCGATCATGTGGAAGTTCCTCTACCACCCGACGCTCGGTCTGATCAATCCCACGTTGGAGGGGCTCGGCCTCGGCGCCCTGGCGAAGACGTGGCTGGGCGACCCTGCCACCGCTCTTGCAGCCGTGACGTTCGTGTCCGTGTGGCACGGCATCGGGATCTGGGTGGTCCTGCTGTGCGCAGGTTTCGAGCGTCTGCCGACCGACGTGCTGGAGGCGGCGCGGATCGACGGCGCGGGTGAGGGGCGGATCCTCTTCAGCATCATGCTGCCGATGCTCGCCGACCTGCTGCGGATGCTTCTCGTGCTCTGGGTGGTCCAGAGCTTCCAGGCCTTCGCCTTCATCTACATCATGACCGGAGGTGGACCGTTCGGATCCACCGAGACCGTCGGCACCCTGATGTACCGGGTCGCCTTCGACCAGGCCGACTTCGGCTACGCGGCAGCCATGGGAGTGGTCCTCGTCGTGCTCATGCTGGTTCTCGCGAAGGTTCTGAACAAGGTGATGAAGCGTGACGAACTCCAGTACTGA
- a CDS encoding ABC transporter substrate-binding protein: protein MRKLLVAGTVAVSMTALAACGSGGDDQPDAPEASSWQSEIEGGPIEVGVLPATGTPSLAFLDDVAATMAKDISGTDVKLTFANTEARPALEQRWRSGDGLDVDYTMFDGTNDALLAWADDGKLLDLKPYLEQEDETTGAPWLDSFTPAVRQFMEHPESKEVYGVPSELSLQVLFYNAKLFKDNGIAPPATWDDLTAAADKLTSAGVDPIAVTGLFEPYMGMWTDNLWMRTVGYEKAHEVLIEGKGSITDDPGFLDGLEKMEELRDKGAFLEGFEGTDFTAAQAQFFQGKAGMILMGSWLVSEMKDVIPADFELGVVAFPTVDGGTGDQAGMMAAAQLMSVNAESENIPLALEWVRRVTSVETQTARAEEIGEVSAVKDVPSPPGLPGIADVVGSADQLFPAYFGLLQSKANEVVYPEITKLMFGKQDAEETLAALDEGLKRVYGN from the coding sequence TTGCGGAAGTTGTTGGTCGCCGGGACGGTCGCCGTCTCGATGACGGCGCTGGCGGCATGTGGTTCCGGGGGAGATGACCAGCCCGACGCGCCTGAGGCGTCGAGCTGGCAGAGCGAGATCGAGGGAGGGCCGATCGAGGTCGGCGTCCTCCCGGCAACGGGCACACCGTCGTTGGCCTTCTTGGACGACGTCGCCGCCACGATGGCGAAGGACATCTCCGGTACGGACGTGAAGCTCACGTTCGCCAACACGGAGGCGCGCCCGGCGCTGGAGCAGCGGTGGCGGTCGGGTGACGGCCTCGACGTCGACTACACGATGTTCGACGGCACCAACGACGCGTTGCTCGCATGGGCCGACGACGGCAAGCTCCTCGACCTCAAGCCGTACCTGGAGCAGGAGGACGAGACCACAGGCGCGCCGTGGCTCGACTCCTTCACGCCCGCCGTGCGTCAGTTCATGGAGCACCCGGAGAGCAAGGAGGTCTACGGCGTCCCGTCCGAGCTCTCGCTGCAGGTGCTCTTCTACAACGCGAAGCTCTTCAAGGACAACGGCATCGCTCCGCCGGCCACGTGGGACGACCTGACGGCGGCTGCCGACAAGCTCACCTCGGCCGGCGTCGACCCGATCGCAGTGACGGGACTCTTCGAGCCCTACATGGGGATGTGGACCGACAACCTGTGGATGCGCACGGTCGGTTACGAGAAGGCGCATGAAGTGCTGATCGAGGGCAAGGGCAGCATCACCGACGACCCCGGCTTCCTCGATGGCCTCGAGAAGATGGAGGAGCTGAGGGACAAGGGCGCGTTCCTCGAGGGATTCGAGGGGACGGACTTCACCGCCGCTCAGGCCCAGTTCTTCCAGGGGAAGGCCGGGATGATCCTCATGGGCAGCTGGCTCGTGAGCGAGATGAAGGACGTCATCCCAGCAGACTTCGAGCTCGGCGTCGTCGCCTTCCCGACGGTCGACGGCGGCACCGGAGACCAGGCAGGGATGATGGCCGCCGCGCAGCTCATGTCGGTCAATGCGGAGAGCGAGAACATCCCGCTCGCGCTCGAATGGGTCCGTCGTGTCACGAGCGTCGAGACCCAGACCGCGCGCGCCGAGGAGATCGGAGAGGTCTCGGCCGTCAAGGACGTCCCCAGTCCGCCCGGTCTGCCTGGCATCGCCGACGTCGTCGGTAGCGCGGACCAGCTCTTCCCCGCCTACTTCGGCCTCCTTCAGTCGAAGGCGAACGAGGTCGTCTATCCGGAGATCACGAAGCTGATGTTCGGCAAGCAGGACGCCGAGGAGACCCTCGCCGCGCTCGACGAGGGCCTGAAACGGGTCTACGGGAACTGA
- a CDS encoding dihydrodipicolinate synthase family protein, which translates to MTIDAGPKTSTEVQEGVSGDAAALVTGVSPVLEVPFTEEGEIDEIGFARVVDHVISTGVSSMMFPGFASEFYKLTEGERSRLLEILLGRTGPRKDVAAIVAVQDHATVLAAKRARQAVDAGADLINLLPPYLLTPSRRAIVEHVVAVLEAVAPTPVVLQYAPSETGTSLDAGIIAGLAAAHPNLRLVKVESSPPGRLIGELAALDPPLASIEGYAGVQLPDAWRRGAVGTQPGCSFTEIYVRIWSLLESGDVAAGEDLHRRLLPYISYWMLDTELIIAAEKRISYRRGLFASDFCRGPAHQLDAEELRRIEVFLEEFSDLLPDLSPRH; encoded by the coding sequence ATGACGATCGACGCAGGACCCAAGACATCGACCGAAGTGCAGGAGGGTGTCAGCGGCGACGCCGCTGCCCTCGTCACAGGCGTCTCGCCGGTTTTGGAGGTCCCGTTCACGGAGGAGGGCGAGATCGACGAGATCGGGTTCGCTCGAGTCGTCGACCACGTGATCAGCACCGGCGTGAGCAGCATGATGTTTCCCGGGTTCGCGTCGGAGTTCTACAAGCTGACCGAGGGAGAGCGCAGCCGCCTCCTGGAGATCCTTCTCGGGCGCACCGGCCCCCGCAAGGACGTCGCGGCCATCGTCGCCGTCCAGGACCACGCCACCGTGCTCGCGGCGAAGCGTGCGCGACAGGCCGTCGACGCAGGCGCCGACCTCATCAACCTGCTTCCCCCCTACCTCCTCACGCCGTCGCGGCGAGCGATCGTCGAGCACGTGGTCGCCGTTCTCGAGGCCGTCGCACCCACCCCGGTGGTGCTGCAGTACGCGCCGTCGGAGACCGGCACGAGCCTCGATGCCGGCATCATCGCCGGCCTCGCCGCAGCTCACCCCAACCTCCGGCTCGTCAAGGTCGAGTCGAGCCCGCCGGGGCGTCTCATCGGAGAGCTGGCGGCGCTCGATCCTCCGCTCGCCTCGATCGAGGGATACGCCGGCGTGCAGCTTCCGGACGCGTGGCGTCGCGGAGCCGTCGGGACTCAGCCCGGGTGCTCGTTCACCGAGATCTACGTACGGATCTGGAGCCTGCTCGAGTCGGGCGACGTCGCGGCGGGGGAGGACCTGCACCGGCGCCTGCTCCCGTACATCTCGTACTGGATGCTCGACACCGAGCTCATCATCGCCGCCGAGAAGCGCATCTCGTACCGTCGCGGTCTGTTCGCCAGCGACTTCTGCCGCGGACCGGCCCATCAGCTCGACGCAGAAGAGCTGCGTCGGATCGAGGTCTTCCTCGAGGAGTTCTCGGACCTGCTGCCAGATCTGTCCCCGCGGCATTGA
- a CDS encoding amidohydrolase family protein, with protein sequence MIIDAHVRLGRGREVVLERDDLLSSMDRLGIDRALVAPDERCIAVDNREGNERVVAAARASEGRLIPYAVANPWRGAAAVDELRRARDAGARALCVDSVLQGFDLLDGLLDPLIELAGDEGWFVYVRTGTPPNALPLPLASLARRFPEVPFVMGRSGATDFWIDAAPALRYAPNLYGDTCYAPWDTVLSALAEDSGIGASRLVFSTDAPYTVPEAELRRVTEWPISAAERAEVLGNVVARLLG encoded by the coding sequence ATGATCATCGACGCGCACGTCCGGCTCGGTCGCGGTCGAGAAGTCGTGCTCGAACGCGACGACCTCCTCTCCTCCATGGATCGCCTCGGGATCGACCGGGCACTGGTCGCACCGGACGAGCGGTGCATCGCCGTCGACAACCGCGAGGGCAACGAGCGGGTCGTCGCGGCAGCCCGGGCGTCCGAGGGGCGGCTGATCCCGTATGCGGTCGCCAATCCGTGGCGAGGGGCGGCAGCGGTCGACGAGCTGCGACGCGCTCGAGACGCCGGTGCGCGAGCGCTGTGCGTCGACAGCGTCCTTCAAGGCTTCGACCTGCTCGATGGGCTCCTCGACCCGCTCATCGAGCTCGCTGGGGACGAAGGCTGGTTCGTCTACGTCCGGACAGGGACGCCGCCGAACGCACTCCCGCTACCGCTCGCCAGCCTTGCGCGGCGCTTCCCCGAAGTCCCGTTCGTGATGGGACGTAGTGGTGCGACCGACTTCTGGATCGACGCGGCGCCCGCCCTGCGCTACGCCCCGAACCTCTACGGCGACACCTGCTACGCCCCCTGGGACACGGTCCTGTCGGCCCTTGCCGAGGACAGCGGCATCGGTGCGTCGCGTCTGGTCTTCTCGACGGATGCTCCCTACACCGTCCCCGAGGCCGAGCTGAGGCGGGTCACGGAGTGGCCGATCAGCGCGGCAGAGCGTGCCGAGGTGCTCGGCAACGTCGTGGCAAGGCTCCTCGGCTGA
- a CDS encoding amidohydrolase family protein, whose product MIVDVHAHTPTHRDAVPDAERQVFTTWRTDRPVVTTNSWADFDTAMDAADVTIVFNIAVPDPAAATGIPHPPERTNDATAEFVAHDPSRRIGFMSVDPTEPDAFDEAERCRELGLVGVKLGPNYQNFDPLGDEALAFYGYCERNALPIVFHQGASPIRAAPLRYTYPLVTDEVALRFPELRIVMAHMGHPWGKETVVTIRKHPHVYADVSSIYLRPWVCYESLLAAVEWGCTHKLLLGSDFPIANTGEAIAGLRAVNSILEGTALPRVPGELIEGIIHADALSALGLSVGAPA is encoded by the coding sequence ATGATCGTCGACGTCCACGCCCACACACCCACGCACCGGGATGCCGTGCCGGACGCCGAACGCCAGGTGTTCACGACCTGGCGTACGGATCGCCCCGTGGTCACGACGAACTCCTGGGCGGACTTCGACACCGCGATGGATGCCGCTGACGTCACGATCGTCTTCAACATCGCCGTGCCCGACCCGGCGGCCGCGACCGGCATCCCGCATCCCCCCGAGCGGACGAACGACGCCACGGCAGAGTTCGTCGCACACGATCCTTCCCGGCGGATCGGGTTCATGTCGGTGGATCCGACGGAGCCCGACGCGTTCGACGAGGCCGAGCGGTGCCGCGAGCTCGGTCTCGTGGGCGTCAAGCTGGGGCCGAACTATCAGAACTTCGACCCGCTCGGCGACGAGGCGCTCGCCTTCTACGGCTACTGCGAGCGGAACGCCCTCCCGATCGTCTTCCACCAGGGTGCTTCGCCGATCCGCGCCGCGCCGCTGCGCTACACGTATCCGTTGGTGACCGACGAGGTCGCGCTGCGGTTTCCCGAGCTGAGGATCGTGATGGCCCACATGGGGCACCCGTGGGGCAAGGAGACGGTCGTGACGATCCGGAAGCACCCGCACGTGTACGCCGACGTGTCGTCGATCTACCTGCGCCCGTGGGTCTGCTACGAGTCGCTGCTCGCGGCCGTCGAGTGGGGATGCACGCACAAGCTGCTGCTCGGATCCGACTTCCCCATCGCCAACACCGGAGAAGCGATCGCCGGTCTACGTGCCGTGAACTCGATCCTCGAGGGGACGGCGTTGCCGAGGGTTCCGGGCGAGCTCATCGAGGGAATCATCCACGCCGACGCGCTGTCCGCGCTCGGACTGAGCGTCGGCGCGCCGGCATGA
- a CDS encoding mandelate racemase/muconate lactonizing enzyme family protein, whose protein sequence is MTLEVNPDLVVRGARGVHARSDFLLVRIVTSDGVEGFGEVSATPLWSGEDGTTAEHFVRTLLAPAIIGRPIAPVADLEDVMDRVLARNPFTKAGVSTALWDAYARTLDVPLAVALGGPRRDVVDIKLSLSGDGDALPPMVAAARRLGFDAFKVKVGLGVDGDVERVRHVRDVVGPDVFVGADANGGWSRTDAARAIPLIASAGAAFIEQPVDPDDLEGLAAARRYGLPVIADEAVFGMADLTRLVRADAADCVSLYVGKSGGPGRAFAMGSVAAEFGLDVVIGSNGEFGLGAAAQLHVACALPRLSSSIPSDVIGAFYYREDVLAAPLDTDGRTVRLGAGPGLGVRPRPDLIEELR, encoded by the coding sequence ATGACGCTCGAAGTGAACCCCGACCTCGTCGTGCGCGGTGCGCGCGGCGTGCATGCCAGGTCCGACTTCCTCCTGGTCCGGATCGTGACGAGCGACGGGGTCGAGGGTTTTGGCGAGGTGAGCGCGACGCCGTTGTGGAGCGGTGAGGACGGCACCACCGCCGAGCACTTCGTACGCACCCTGCTGGCGCCGGCGATCATCGGACGTCCGATCGCCCCTGTGGCCGATCTCGAGGACGTGATGGACCGCGTGCTCGCGCGGAATCCCTTCACGAAGGCCGGCGTCTCCACAGCGCTCTGGGACGCCTACGCGCGGACGCTCGACGTCCCGCTCGCGGTCGCGCTCGGGGGTCCCCGGCGCGACGTCGTCGACATCAAGCTCTCGCTGTCGGGAGACGGAGACGCTCTCCCCCCGATGGTCGCCGCAGCGCGACGACTCGGTTTCGACGCCTTCAAGGTGAAGGTGGGTCTGGGGGTCGACGGTGACGTCGAGCGCGTGCGGCACGTACGAGACGTGGTCGGCCCCGACGTGTTCGTGGGAGCTGATGCGAACGGCGGATGGAGCCGGACGGATGCTGCGCGCGCGATCCCGCTGATCGCCTCGGCCGGCGCGGCTTTCATCGAGCAGCCCGTCGACCCCGACGACCTCGAAGGCCTCGCCGCCGCCCGCAGGTACGGTCTCCCGGTGATCGCCGACGAAGCGGTCTTCGGGATGGCGGACCTCACGCGGTTGGTCCGCGCTGATGCCGCGGACTGCGTGAGCCTCTACGTCGGCAAGAGCGGAGGGCCGGGACGTGCGTTCGCGATGGGGAGTGTCGCGGCCGAGTTCGGTCTCGACGTGGTGATCGGCTCGAACGGTGAGTTCGGTCTCGGGGCTGCGGCGCAGCTGCACGTCGCGTGCGCTCTCCCACGGTTGTCGTCGAGCATCCCGTCAGACGTCATCGGCGCCTTCTACTACCGCGAGGACGTGCTCGCCGCCCCGCTCGACACCGACGGCCGCACGGTCCGGCTGGGCGCCGGCCCCGGCCTCGGTGTCCGCCCACGACCTGACCTGATCGAGGAGCTCCGATGA
- a CDS encoding amidohydrolase family protein gives MIDFHTHTPSWRTTSWLGGVAFGVDDFVAFMDGAGIEQAVVLSHDGLFDPSPTTNDDLAAFVGEHPDRLLGFGTVHPRLDGAAAEVERMMGPLGLRGLKLHPWLQGFSMHEAGLDPVCEVLAGAGGILLSHDGTPPYSTATQIAALARRHPTLQVVLGHGGLHDTWREALAAVVETENLYLCICGTPPYAARAILAAAPPHKVLFGTDAGLSDRTSQDYAVARVQEIDGWGITPAQRHAMLVDNPRALLAGPR, from the coding sequence GTGATCGACTTCCACACCCACACGCCGTCCTGGCGTACCACCAGCTGGCTGGGAGGGGTCGCCTTCGGGGTCGACGACTTCGTCGCATTCATGGACGGGGCGGGGATCGAACAAGCCGTCGTCCTCAGCCATGACGGCCTGTTCGACCCCTCGCCGACGACGAACGACGATCTTGCGGCGTTCGTCGGTGAGCATCCCGACCGGCTGCTCGGTTTCGGCACCGTCCATCCCCGACTCGATGGTGCTGCAGCGGAGGTGGAGCGGATGATGGGGCCGCTCGGTCTCCGCGGGCTCAAGCTCCATCCTTGGTTGCAGGGGTTCAGCATGCACGAGGCCGGCCTCGACCCGGTCTGCGAGGTGCTCGCGGGGGCGGGCGGCATCCTGCTCAGCCACGACGGCACCCCGCCGTACTCGACTGCCACCCAGATCGCCGCGCTCGCGCGCCGTCATCCGACGCTCCAGGTCGTCCTCGGGCACGGAGGTCTGCACGACACGTGGCGTGAGGCGCTCGCGGCGGTGGTGGAGACGGAGAACCTCTACCTCTGCATCTGCGGCACCCCGCCGTACGCGGCACGCGCCATCCTTGCTGCAGCACCACCGCACAAGGTGCTCTTCGGCACCGACGCCGGTCTCTCCGACCGCACCAGCCAGGACTACGCGGTCGCTCGGGTCCAAGAGATCGACGGGTGGGGCATCACGCCCGCGCAACGCCACGCGATGCTCGTCGACAACCCTCGCGCGCTCCTCGCCGGTCCGCGATGA